The region TAATATTGTCTTCTCCACCAAGCTCATTTGCTAATTGAATCAGGCTCGTACCCTTTTCGTGAAGTGATGAACTTGTTGATAACGTTTCGTTCAGCTTCTGTTCCGTTACCTTATTTGTCAGTCCATCTGAACATAATAATAATCGATCTTCTTTTTCCACTTCAATTGTTTTTACATCTAAACTAACATTTTCTTCGGTACCTAGTGCTCGCAATAAGATATTTTTTCGTGGATGATGCTCAGCATCTTCTTTTGTAATTTGACCGTTTTTTACGAGTTCATTTACAAGAGAATGGTCTTCTGTCACTTGTTGAAATCCATATTCATTTGAAATATAGCATCTGCTGTCTCCTATATTACCAATCGCACAAAACGTATCGGCGCATAATGCAAGTACAACCGTCGTGCCCATGCCTTTACAATCTTCGTGCTCCTGAGCATACTGATAAATATCTTGATTAATTTGCGAAACATGCGTACGAATCCACTGCGTCGCCTCATCAGGAGACCTTACTTTGTCCGCTTCTTCCCACGCTATTTGCAATTTTTGAACCGCCATCTCACTGGCGACGTCGCCAGCTCGATGACCTCCCATACCATCAGCCACAATTGCAAGCAGCTGATTATGTTGGTTCAAAAATACCCCTCCGTTATCTTCATTGTGTTGTCTAACTCTCCCACGGTCTGTCATGAAGACAGTTGCCATACAATCACCTCGTCTCTTCTTTACGCTCCTTCGCACGTAATTGGCCACAAGCTGCATCGATATCATGACCTTGCTCACGTCGAATAGTCACATTAACGCCACGCTTTTTAAGCGTACGTTCAAATGCAAAAATCTGCTCACGTGGTGTACGAACATAATCACGCTCAGGCACATAGTTTACCGGAATCAAGTTCACGTGACATTTAACGTCTTTAATCAAATCCGCTAATTCCTCGGCATGCTCTACTTGATCGTTTACTCCTCCGAATAGACCATACTCAAAGCTAATACGTCTTCCCGTTTTATCCGTATAATATTTAATGGCTTCCATCAAATCAGGAAGTTTATACGCACGGTTAATCGGCATTAAGCGTGAGCGAATGTCATTGTTTGGAGCGTGAAGTGAAATCGCGAAATTGATTTGCATTTTTTCATCAGCAAACTTATAGATTTTCGGAATGATTCCACTTGTTGATACCGTGATATGACGTGCACCAATATTTAATCCATGATCACTGTTAATTGTTTTTAAGAAGCGCATCATTTCATCATAGTTATCAAACGGCTCCCCAATACCCATAATTACGACAGAGCTCACGCGTTCTCCTTGTTCATCTAACGCTTTTTGTACTTTTACTACTTGTGCTACGATTTCTCCAGCTTCTAAGTTACGCTTTAAACCTCCAAGAGTAGACGCACAGAACGTACAGCCGATGCGACATCCAACTTGAGTCGTTACGCAGACAGAATTTCCGTATTCATGACGCATAAGCACTGTTTCAATCGTATAACCATCATGAAGTTCGAATAAAAACTTCATCGTGCCGTCTCCAGACGTTTGCTGAACGACTGTTTTTAATGTCGTTAATGCAAATTTGTCTTTTAATTGTTCACGTAACCCTTTAGATAAGTTTGACATATCGTCAAAGTCCGTTACGCGTTTAACATATAACCAGTCAAAAATTTGTTTAGCGCGGAACTTCTTATCTCCATGTTCCACTAACCAATTTTCTAGGTCTTGCATTTCTAATGAATAAATAGATGGTTTTTGCGGTTTTTCTTCTGCTTTTGCTTTTCTTTTAGCTACTTCTTCCATTTTTACACCTTCTTCTGTAAACATGCAATATAAAATCCATCGCTTTGTGCATCTGGCAGCAATTGAATTTCACCATGTTTTACGTTTTGTTTAAGCTTTTGCGGCATGCGTGTAGCAAGCGTTTCGTCTTTTTGAAAATCAGCATGATCTGCTAAAAATGCTGCTACAACATCACCATTTTCGTCTCGGTCAATTGTACATGTACTATATACAAGGGTCCCACCTTTTTTTAATAAAGGCGCAACCGCATTTAAGATATCTTGTTGAATACGCGCCAGCTGTTTTACATCTTGCTCAGTTTTTGTATATTTCAAATCAGGTTTACGTCTCATTACACCAAAACCTGAGCACGGGGCATCTACTAAAATGCGGTCAAACATTTCTTTATCAAATTGTTCGCCCGCTTTGCGGCTGTCTTGAACCGTCGGCTCAATATTGGTAAGATGCAGACGCTCTGCCTGCTGGGCAATCAGCTTTACTTTATGATCATGAATGTCCAAGGAAATAACTTTACCACTGTTTTTAAGCTGCTCTGCAATATGAGTTGATTTTCCTCCAGGTGCAGCACAGCTATCTAAAATCAGCTCTTCTGCCTCTGCACCTAGCGCATGAGCCACTAACATAGAGCTTTCATCTTGAACGGTAAACATTCCTTCACGAAATGCTTGTGTATGAGCTGCATTTCCTTTTTGAACTTCTAACGCTTCTTCTACAAAATGGCCTGGTTCTACAACAATACCTTCTTTTTCAAGCGCTTCTTTTACTTCATTTTGCGTAAAGCGTGCACTGTTTACTCGGATTGTTTGTTTAGGGGCCATTAAATTAGCTAAACAGATTCGGCGTGTTTTGTCCAATCCATATTGTTCCACCCAGCGTTTTACAAGCCATAATGGATGACTCGTTTCAATCGCCAAGCGCTCCACAGGATTTTGTATTTCTTCTAAAGAAGGCGTGCCGCTGCGCTGAATGTTTCGTAAAACGCCGTTTACCATTGAGGCAATTCCTTTATGACCACGTTTTTTGGCAATTTCTACTGCTTCATGAAGGATTGCCCGGTCAGGTACTCGGTCTAAATACACCATTTGATAAAGAGATAAGCGAAGCAGCACTCGCACCCAAGGCTGAAGCTTTTTGGGATTTTTTAAGAAAGGCGCTAACCCGTAATCTAACGTATCACGTCTTTGAATCGTTCCATATACAATTTCCGTTAACAGCCCTGCATCTTTTCCTTGAATACCACGTTTTTGTATACTGTTATTTAACAATAGATTGCTGAATGCTTGATTTTTTTCAATAGCTAGTAGAATATCTAAAGCTATGTCTCGAACGTTGTACTTACTCATTGACATCCCCTAATACCGTTCCGACTTCAACAGATGTACCTCGTAAATACTGCGCTGCATCCATACGTTTTTTTCCAGCTGGCTGAAGTTCTGTCACTTTAATAGCTGTTTTATTTCCCGTTGCCACTACAAATCCATCTGCTTCGAGTGATAAAACGGTACCTGGTTTGCCTGATGCGGATACTTTCTCTCCCCACCAAATTTTCATAACCTGACCTTCTGCTATTGTATAAGCAACGGGCCAAGGATGAAGTCCGCGGATATGGTTATAAATTTCTTCTCCTGTACGGGCCCAATCAATTTTCTCCTGTTCACGCTTAATGTTAGAAGCAAATGTTGCTTCGTCATCGTTTTGTTTAACCGGCGTAATTTCACCTTTTACAAGAGAAGGAATGGTTTCTGAAAGCAATTTTGCACCAGCAGCACTGAGTTTATCATGAAGTGTGCCAACGTGATCACGTTCTTCAACCGGAACTTCTACCTGCGTTAAGATATCACCTGCGTCTAATTTTTCTACCATATACATAATTGTAACACCAGTTTTCGGCTTACCTTGTAGAATTGAATAATGAATTGGCGCGCCTCCGCGCAGTTCAGGTAACAAAGAAGCATGCACGTTAATACAGCCGTATTTAGGCGCTTCTAAAATAGGAGTTGGTAAAATTTGACCAAAAGCCGCTGTTACAATTAGGTCAGGCTCATACGCTAACACTTGCTTATATTCTTCTTCTAAACGAATCTTTTCTGGTTGCAGTACAGGTATTTCATGCTTTAACGCCTCAACTTTTACAGGAGGAGGTGTTAATACGCGCTTGCGTCCTTTTGGTCGGTCCGGCTGTGTAACCACTGCGACCACTTCATATCCATCTTTAAGTAATGTTTGTAAAACCGGCACTGAAAAATCCGGCGTTCCCATAAATACGACTTTCATCGTGTAAAACCTACCCTTCTAGTTCATCCTCTTCGTAATACTTTGTTACCTTTTCCGTGAACAATACACCGTGTAAATGATCAATTTCATGTTGAATTGCTCGTGCTAAAAACCCTTTTGCTTCTATAAAATAAGGTTTTCCTTTACGATTTTGCGAACGTACTTTCACATAATCAGCTCGAGCTACGTCACCAAAAAGGCCCGGAAAACTTAGGCAGCCTTCTGGACCGATTTGTTCGCCTCGTTGCTCAATAATTACCGGATTAATTAACTCAATTTTACCGTGTCGGTCGCCCACGTCTACCACTGCTACTTGCTGCAGAACTCCTACTTGAGGAGCAGCTAGACCCACACCGTCTGCTTCGAGCATTAAATCATACATGCCGTTTAGTAATTTCGCTAATTTATTATCAAAGTTTTTAACGATTTCACACTCTTGTTCAAGTACTTCATTAGGATGGTAAACAAGCTTAAGCTTAGCCATATAGGCACCTCCTTTATTCTTTCTATTTATATCCAAAAAGCTTCTTCTTTAACGCCATCAAGACGACTAGTTACATCATCGAATATGGATTCAAATCAATTGTAATTGTTAAATTCTCCTTCTGCATTTCCGCTTGATAACGTTCTAATATATATTTCAACAGCGGAATCAGGCTTGGTTCCAGCTTGTATTTTAACATGCATTGATAGCGATATCTATCTTTTATCTTAGCAATCGGAGATGCAACAGGTCCTAAGATCGTTGTTTGCGGAGAAAGTTTCTGACGCAGATACTGCGAAATTTTGTCTGTAACAGACACCACTTTCGCAATATTTTCATGAGATACCGTTACGAGCGCCAAGTAAAAGAAAGGCGGATATTTATGCATTTTACGAATTTCCATCTCCTGCTTATAAAACGCATCGTAATCATGCTGGCTCGCAAGTTGAATGCTGTAGTGTTCAGGCGTGTACGTTTGAATCACTACTTCTCCTGGAAGTTTGTGGCGCCCTGCTCTTCCGCTTACTTGGGTTAAAAGCTGAAACGTTTTTTCAGATGCACGAAAATCAGGTAAATTCAGCATCGTATCTGCTGTTAAAACTCCTACAAGCGTGACGTTTGGAAAGTCCAGTCCTTTAGCAATCATCTGCGTCCCTAGTAAAATTTGCGCTTCTCCACTTGCAAACTTGTTCAGGAGCTTTTCATGCGCGCCTTTCCGGCTTGTGGTATCAACATCCATTCGAACTACCCTAGCTTCAGGCAGCACTTTTGTTAATTCTTCTTCCACCTTTTGTGTACCGGACCCGAAAAAGCGGATATGTTCGCTGTGGCATTCTGGGCACTCAGTGTGAACATATTCTTCGTGTCCGCAGTAATGGCATTTTAATTTATTTTGATAGCGGTGATACGTCAGTGAAATTTCACAATGCTCACATGTCGGAACGTAACCGCAGTCCCTGCACATGACAAAAGAAGAATGACCTCTTTTATTTAAAAATAAAACAATTTGCTCTCCTTTTTCCAAACGGTCTTTCATCTTTTCAAACAGCATAGTTGAAAACATAGAGCGATTGCCGCTGCGAAGCTCTTCTCTCATATCAACGATATCCACCGACGGCATTGATGACTTATTCATTCTTTGCTTTAACGTCAGTAGCTTATACACACCTTTTTGTGCTCTTGCAAATGATTCAAGCGTTGGCGTTGCACTTCCTAAAATGACTGGACACTGATGATGCTGCCCCCGATAAATGGCTACATCTCTTGCATGATAACGGGGGTTTTCTTCTTGTTTATAACTGGTTTCATGTTCTTCATCAATAATAAGAAGGCCCAGGTTTTCAAATGGAGCAAATACAGCAGAACGGGCGCCTACCACAACGGATACTTCTTTTCGCTGAATTTTTCGCCATTCATCGTATTTTTCTCCAGTAGACAAGCCGCTATGGAGCACAGCAACCTTCGAGCCGAACCGCTCTTTAAAACGCTTGACCATCTGAGGCGTAAGTGAAATCTCTGGAACAAGCATAATCGCTTCTTTCCCTTTTTTTAGCACTTGATCAATTGATTGGAGATACACTTCAGTTTTTCCGCTGCCGGTTACTCCGTACATTAAAAACACATCGTGAAGGTTTTCTTCGATGTCATGCAGAATCGGTGCGATTGCCCCAGCTTGTTCATCCGTCAATTGAAATGGCTTTGACGGTGTAAAGTATCGATCTTGATAAGGATCACGGTATATTTCAATTTCCGTTTCCGCTAATAGTCCTTTGTTAATCAGCGCCTTTATAGGAGCGGAGGTAATCTGCAAATCTTCCGCTATTTCTTTTATTGCCACTTCTTCATTTCTATCCAGCATAAAAGACAGCACTTGTTTTTGTTTTTCTGCCTGCTTATTTAACTCGCTTATAAATTGCTGAATTGTTTCAAGGCTTTGATTGAGTTTTACGCCTTTTGCCGTTTTTTTGTTTCCTTTGTTTTTCACGACGTAGACGACTTCAATTAGACCTTTTTGAATATCACGGTGAAAAGCAGGCGTAGCGGCTGTTTTTTCTACTTCACTCCACTTCAGTGAGGATCTTGACTGAAAAAACGGCTTTACTTGCTCATGAAGCTGTTCGTATGTCTCTTTTGAAAGGAGTGACAGTTCTTTATCATATTTTGCTTTCATCGCCGCAGGCAGCATGACTTGAAAAGCGGATATCATAAAACAAAGCGTTTTTTCGGTTAGCCAGTGCCCAATTTCTAACAGTTCAGGAGTCAGAACCGGCGTTAAATCAAGCAGGTCAGTGATTGGTTTAACACGCTTCACTTCGGCCTCTTCTTTAAGAGCCACCACAAACCCTTGAACTTTTCTAGGACCAAACGGAACGACAACTCGCATACCCGGAATAATAATTCCTTTCCATTTGTCAGGAATAGCGTAGTCAAAAGCACGATCTGTTTGTTTAGCAGCCACGTCCACAATTACACTAGCTACACTCATTTTTTCAGTCCTTCTAACATTTCCTTCACTTCTTTTAACACCTCGGTAGCTACATCGTGTTTTGAAAGAATGGGAAGTTCCTTAGACTCTCCGCTTCGCTTATAGAGCGTTACAATATTTGTGTCCGTTCCAAAACCTGCTCCTTCTGTCGTCACGTTATTGGCTACAATCATATCCAAGTTTTTAGATGCAAGTTTCTTTTGTGCATATTCATCCACTTGTTCTGTTTCTGCTGCAAAGCCGACTAAAAGCTGGTGTTCTTTTCGCTCTCCAAGCGTGCGTAAAATATCTGTTGTTCTCTCTAGCTCTAATACTGCTTCACCAGGTTGCTTTTTCATCTTTTGATCAAACACATGCTTTGGTCGGTAATCTGCCACTGCGGCTGATTTAATGACAACATCTACTTCATGATAGCGCTGCATAACAGCTTCAAGCATCTGCTGCGCACTTTCAATTTGAACAACCTGCACCCCTTTTGGATACTCTAAATTCGTCGGTCCCGTTACAAGTGTTACTGATGCGCCTAACTTAGCAGCTTGTTCTGCAAGGGCATAGCCCATTTTCCCGGTAGAGCGATTGGTGAAAAATCGGACGGGATCAATGCGTTCTACTGTAGGTCCTGCTGTAACCAATACATTAATCCCTTCAAGGATCTTTTGTGTATCTGATACTTGTGAAAAATAAGAGTCGATTAGTGAAACAATTGTTTCTGGCTCTTCAAGACGACCTTTCCCTACATAACCGCATGCCAAATACCCTTCTCCAGGTTCTACAAAAGAATAACCAAATGATGAAAGAGTGCTCATATTTTTTTTCACAGCTGGATGATCGTACATATGAACATTCATTGCAGGCGCAATCCAAACAGGTCCAGTAGCAGCCAGCAGCGTTGTAGAAATCATATCATCCGCAAGACCATTTGCTATTTTACCTATCATATTAGCCGTAGCAGGAGCCACTAAAATTAAATCAGGCCAATCTGCTAAATCAATATGTGCAATCACAGATGGATCTTTTTCATCAAACGTATCTGTATAAACTGGGTTTCGAGATAGAGCTTGAAACGTAAGCGGCGTTACGAACTCGCGTGCTGAAGTAGTCATCATTACTTTAACTTCCGCTCCCGCTTGTACTAATTTACTTGTTAAAGCTGCGGCTTTATATACGGCGATTCCGCCGCTAACACATAATAAAATTCGTTTTCCCTTCATCATTATGCCCCCATCTATTTATCCCGCTCAACCAGCATCCGCTTGTTTACTCGGGTAACTATCTAAAGCTTTTCAATTCAATTATTATACCATTTTTGTAGTGAGACATTCACTATCCTGCTTGAACACGGACAAAAGCATCAAAAAAATAACAACCTATAAAGTAGGTTGTTATTTTTTCACTTACTGATGTTTAGAATCTTCTTCTGCTACACCTTGCTTATAGCTTAATTGTTCAGCATTAATTTCTTCTAAAGCACAGCCTACAAACTTATAAGAAACCGGCTTTTCAATCGGCGTATCATTGTGAAGCTGTAATTGACGTGCACGTTTTGCAGCTACTGTCACAAGCGTGTACTTAGAATCTAATTTTTCCATTAGGGAATCAATTGATGGATAAAGCATGTTTATTCTACCTCCAGCATTCTTTTATAGCGCGCAGAAATACGATCACGACGGCAGTGT is a window of Priestia aryabhattai DNA encoding:
- the rsmB gene encoding 16S rRNA (cytosine(967)-C(5))-methyltransferase RsmB → MSKYNVRDIALDILLAIEKNQAFSNLLLNNSIQKRGIQGKDAGLLTEIVYGTIQRRDTLDYGLAPFLKNPKKLQPWVRVLLRLSLYQMVYLDRVPDRAILHEAVEIAKKRGHKGIASMVNGVLRNIQRSGTPSLEEIQNPVERLAIETSHPLWLVKRWVEQYGLDKTRRICLANLMAPKQTIRVNSARFTQNEVKEALEKEGIVVEPGHFVEEALEVQKGNAAHTQAFREGMFTVQDESSMLVAHALGAEAEELILDSCAAPGGKSTHIAEQLKNSGKVISLDIHDHKVKLIAQQAERLHLTNIEPTVQDSRKAGEQFDKEMFDRILVDAPCSGFGVMRRKPDLKYTKTEQDVKQLARIQQDILNAVAPLLKKGGTLVYSTCTIDRDENGDVVAAFLADHADFQKDETLATRMPQKLKQNVKHGEIQLLPDAQSDGFYIACLQKKV
- the fmt gene encoding methionyl-tRNA formyltransferase, with the protein product MKVVFMGTPDFSVPVLQTLLKDGYEVVAVVTQPDRPKGRKRVLTPPPVKVEALKHEIPVLQPEKIRLEEEYKQVLAYEPDLIVTAAFGQILPTPILEAPKYGCINVHASLLPELRGGAPIHYSILQGKPKTGVTIMYMVEKLDAGDILTQVEVPVEERDHVGTLHDKLSAAGAKLLSETIPSLVKGEITPVKQNDDEATFASNIKREQEKIDWARTGEEIYNHIRGLHPWPVAYTIAEGQVMKIWWGEKVSASGKPGTVLSLEADGFVVATGNKTAIKVTELQPAGKKRMDAAQYLRGTSVEVGTVLGDVNE
- the rlmN gene encoding 23S rRNA (adenine(2503)-C(2))-methyltransferase RlmN, with the translated sequence MEEVAKRKAKAEEKPQKPSIYSLEMQDLENWLVEHGDKKFRAKQIFDWLYVKRVTDFDDMSNLSKGLREQLKDKFALTTLKTVVQQTSGDGTMKFLFELHDGYTIETVLMRHEYGNSVCVTTQVGCRIGCTFCASTLGGLKRNLEAGEIVAQVVKVQKALDEQGERVSSVVIMGIGEPFDNYDEMMRFLKTINSDHGLNIGARHITVSTSGIIPKIYKFADEKMQINFAISLHAPNNDIRSRLMPINRAYKLPDLMEAIKYYTDKTGRRISFEYGLFGGVNDQVEHAEELADLIKDVKCHVNLIPVNYVPERDYVRTPREQIFAFERTLKKRGVNVTIRREQGHDIDAACGQLRAKERKEETR
- the coaBC gene encoding bifunctional phosphopantothenoylcysteine decarboxylase/phosphopantothenate--cysteine ligase CoaBC, which produces MMKGKRILLCVSGGIAVYKAAALTSKLVQAGAEVKVMMTTSAREFVTPLTFQALSRNPVYTDTFDEKDPSVIAHIDLADWPDLILVAPATANMIGKIANGLADDMISTTLLAATGPVWIAPAMNVHMYDHPAVKKNMSTLSSFGYSFVEPGEGYLACGYVGKGRLEEPETIVSLIDSYFSQVSDTQKILEGINVLVTAGPTVERIDPVRFFTNRSTGKMGYALAEQAAKLGASVTLVTGPTNLEYPKGVQVVQIESAQQMLEAVMQRYHEVDVVIKSAAVADYRPKHVFDQKMKKQPGEAVLELERTTDILRTLGERKEHQLLVGFAAETEQVDEYAQKKLASKNLDMIVANNVTTEGAGFGTDTNIVTLYKRSGESKELPILSKHDVATEVLKEVKEMLEGLKK
- the def gene encoding peptide deformylase, with protein sequence MAKLKLVYHPNEVLEQECEIVKNFDNKLAKLLNGMYDLMLEADGVGLAAPQVGVLQQVAVVDVGDRHGKIELINPVIIEQRGEQIGPEGCLSFPGLFGDVARADYVKVRSQNRKGKPYFIEAKGFLARAIQHEIDHLHGVLFTEKVTKYYEEDELEG
- a CDS encoding Stp1/IreP family PP2C-type Ser/Thr phosphatase, whose amino-acid sequence is MATVFMTDRGRVRQHNEDNGGVFLNQHNQLLAIVADGMGGHRAGDVASEMAVQKLQIAWEEADKVRSPDEATQWIRTHVSQINQDIYQYAQEHEDCKGMGTTVVLALCADTFCAIGNIGDSRCYISNEYGFQQVTEDHSLVNELVKNGQITKEDAEHHPRKNILLRALGTEENVSLDVKTIEVEKEDRLLLCSDGLTNKVTEQKLNETLSTSSSLHEKGTSLIQLANELGGEDNITLAIVDFTSESG
- the priA gene encoding primosomal protein N', which produces MSVASVIVDVAAKQTDRAFDYAIPDKWKGIIIPGMRVVVPFGPRKVQGFVVALKEEAEVKRVKPITDLLDLTPVLTPELLEIGHWLTEKTLCFMISAFQVMLPAAMKAKYDKELSLLSKETYEQLHEQVKPFFQSRSSLKWSEVEKTAATPAFHRDIQKGLIEVVYVVKNKGNKKTAKGVKLNQSLETIQQFISELNKQAEKQKQVLSFMLDRNEEVAIKEIAEDLQITSAPIKALINKGLLAETEIEIYRDPYQDRYFTPSKPFQLTDEQAGAIAPILHDIEENLHDVFLMYGVTGSGKTEVYLQSIDQVLKKGKEAIMLVPEISLTPQMVKRFKERFGSKVAVLHSGLSTGEKYDEWRKIQRKEVSVVVGARSAVFAPFENLGLLIIDEEHETSYKQEENPRYHARDVAIYRGQHHQCPVILGSATPTLESFARAQKGVYKLLTLKQRMNKSSMPSVDIVDMREELRSGNRSMFSTMLFEKMKDRLEKGEQIVLFLNKRGHSSFVMCRDCGYVPTCEHCEISLTYHRYQNKLKCHYCGHEEYVHTECPECHSEHIRFFGSGTQKVEEELTKVLPEARVVRMDVDTTSRKGAHEKLLNKFASGEAQILLGTQMIAKGLDFPNVTLVGVLTADTMLNLPDFRASEKTFQLLTQVSGRAGRHKLPGEVVIQTYTPEHYSIQLASQHDYDAFYKQEMEIRKMHKYPPFFYLALVTVSHENIAKVVSVTDKISQYLRQKLSPQTTILGPVASPIAKIKDRYRYQCMLKYKLEPSLIPLLKYILERYQAEMQKENLTITIDLNPYSMM
- the rpoZ gene encoding DNA-directed RNA polymerase subunit omega — translated: MLYPSIDSLMEKLDSKYTLVTVAAKRARQLQLHNDTPIEKPVSYKFVGCALEEINAEQLSYKQGVAEEDSKHQ